The following proteins come from a genomic window of Pseudomonas cichorii:
- the glnL gene encoding nitrogen regulation protein NR(II), whose translation MTISDALHRLLLDNLTTATILLNADLRLEYMNPAAEMLLAISGQRSHGQFISELFTESAEALSSLRQAVEQAHPFTKREAMLTALTGQTLTVDYAVTPILNKGETLLLLEVHPRDRLLRITKEEAQLSKQETTKMLVRGLAHEIKNPLGGIRGAAQLLSRELPEESLKDYTNVIIEEADRLRNLVDRMLGSNKLPSLAMTNVHEVLERVSSLVEAETQGCITLVRDYDPSIPDVLIDREQMIQAVLNIVRNAMQAIGSQNELRLGRITLRTRAMRQFTIGHIRHRLVSKIEIIDNGPGIPAELQETIFYPMVSGRPDGTGLGLAITQNIISQHQGLIECESHTGHTTFSIFLPLEQGAASP comes from the coding sequence ATGACTATCAGCGACGCGCTGCACCGTCTGTTACTGGACAACCTGACCACTGCCACCATTCTGCTCAATGCCGATCTGCGCCTTGAGTACATGAACCCGGCAGCGGAAATGCTGCTGGCCATCAGTGGTCAGCGCAGCCATGGACAATTCATCAGCGAACTGTTCACCGAGTCCGCCGAAGCACTCAGTTCGCTTCGTCAGGCCGTGGAGCAGGCCCACCCTTTCACCAAGCGCGAAGCCATGCTTACCGCACTGACCGGTCAGACCCTGACCGTCGACTATGCGGTGACACCTATCCTCAACAAGGGTGAAACCCTGTTACTGCTTGAGGTTCATCCTCGTGATCGCCTTCTGCGCATCACCAAGGAAGAAGCCCAGCTGTCCAAGCAGGAAACCACCAAGATGCTGGTGCGTGGCCTGGCTCACGAAATCAAGAACCCCCTCGGCGGAATTCGCGGCGCGGCTCAGTTGCTGTCCCGCGAGCTGCCCGAAGAAAGCCTCAAGGACTACACCAACGTCATCATCGAAGAGGCCGATCGCCTGCGTAATCTGGTCGACCGGATGCTGGGCTCCAACAAGCTGCCTTCGCTGGCCATGACCAATGTGCACGAGGTACTTGAGCGGGTCAGCAGTCTGGTCGAGGCAGAAACCCAAGGATGCATCACGCTGGTGCGCGACTATGATCCAAGCATCCCGGACGTTCTGATCGACCGTGAACAAATGATTCAGGCCGTACTCAATATCGTACGCAACGCGATGCAGGCCATCGGCAGTCAGAACGAGCTGCGCCTGGGACGAATCACCCTGCGCACCCGCGCCATGCGTCAGTTCACCATCGGGCACATTCGCCATCGACTGGTGAGCAAGATCGAAATCATCGACAACGGCCCCGGTATTCCGGCCGAACTTCAGGAAACCATTTTCTACCCCATGGTCAGTGGCCGCCCGGATGGTACGGGACTCGGTCTTGCCATTACCCAGAACATCATTAGCCAGCACCAGGGCCTGATCGAATGTGAGAGCCATACCGGCCACACCACTTTCTCGATCTTCCTGCCGCTGGAACAAGGAGCCGCTTCGCCATGA
- the glnA gene encoding glutamate--ammonia ligase: MSKSVQLIKDHDVKWIDLRFTDTKGKQQHVTMPARDALDDDFFEVGKMFDGSSIEGWKGIEASDMILLPDDSSAVLDPFTEEPTLILVCDIIEPSTMQGYDRDPRAIAHRAEEYLKSTGIGDTVFVGPEPEFFIFDSVKYKSDISGSMFKIFSEQGSWMSDQDVEGGNKGHRPGIKGGYFPVPPVDHDHEIRTAMCNALEEMGQVVEVHHHEVATAGQNEIGVKFNTLVAKADEVQTLKYVVHNVADAYGRTATFMPKPLYGDNGSGMHVHMSIAKDGKNTFAGEGYAGLSDTALYFIGGIIKHGKALNGFTNPSTNSYKRLVPGFEAPVMLAYSARNRSASIRIPYVSSPRGRRIEARFPDPAANPYLAFAALLMAGLDGIQNKIHPGDAADKNLYDLPPEEAKGIPQVCGSLKEALEELDKGRAFLTKGGVFSDDFIDAYIELKSEEEIKVRTFVHPLEYELYYSC; encoded by the coding sequence ACACGTCACCATGCCAGCTCGCGATGCGCTGGACGACGACTTCTTTGAAGTCGGCAAGATGTTCGACGGTTCCTCCATTGAAGGCTGGAAAGGTATCGAAGCCTCCGACATGATCCTGCTGCCGGACGACAGCTCCGCAGTTCTGGACCCGTTCACCGAAGAGCCGACCCTGATCCTGGTCTGCGACATCATCGAACCTTCGACCATGCAAGGCTATGACCGCGACCCACGCGCCATCGCCCACCGCGCCGAGGAATACCTGAAGTCCACCGGTATCGGTGACACCGTATTCGTTGGTCCGGAGCCAGAATTCTTCATCTTCGATTCGGTCAAGTACAAGTCCGACATCTCCGGCTCCATGTTCAAGATCTTCTCCGAACAAGGCTCGTGGATGTCTGACCAGGACGTGGAAGGCGGCAACAAAGGCCACCGTCCAGGTATCAAAGGCGGCTACTTCCCGGTTCCACCGGTCGACCACGACCACGAAATCCGTACTGCCATGTGCAACGCACTGGAAGAAATGGGTCAGGTCGTCGAAGTTCACCACCACGAAGTGGCAACTGCCGGCCAGAACGAAATCGGCGTGAAGTTCAACACCCTGGTTGCCAAGGCTGACGAAGTTCAGACCCTCAAGTATGTCGTGCACAACGTTGCCGACGCTTACGGTCGCACCGCTACCTTCATGCCCAAGCCTCTGTACGGCGATAACGGTTCGGGTATGCACGTTCACATGTCCATCGCCAAAGATGGCAAGAACACCTTCGCGGGCGAAGGCTATGCCGGCCTGTCCGACACCGCCCTGTACTTCATCGGCGGTATCATCAAGCATGGTAAGGCCCTGAACGGCTTCACCAACCCGTCGACCAACTCCTACAAGCGTCTGGTCCCAGGTTTCGAAGCTCCGGTCATGCTGGCCTACTCGGCTCGTAACCGTTCCGCCTCGATCCGTATTCCTTACGTCTCCAGCCCACGCGGCCGTCGTATCGAAGCCCGCTTCCCGGATCCGGCAGCCAACCCGTACCTGGCGTTCGCCGCACTGTTGATGGCTGGCCTGGACGGCATCCAGAACAAGATCCACCCTGGCGATGCAGCTGACAAAAACCTGTATGACCTGCCGCCAGAAGAGGCCAAAGGCATTCCACAAGTTTGCGGCAGCCTGAAAGAAGCCCTGGAAGAGCTGGACAAAGGTCGTGCGTTCCTGACCAAAGGCGGCGTTTTCAGCGACGACTTCATCGACGCTTACATCGAGCTGAAAAGCGAAGAAGAAATCAAGGTACGTACTTTCGTACACCCACTGGAATACGAGCTGTACTACAGCTGCTGA
- a CDS encoding DUF4124 domain-containing protein encodes MSTGPERHLLHGLLMCLLLLTALPSAADVYTYIDANGNRVFTDQPRKNAKRVEIPPSNNMTGTPPARPYQAAPAKPKAKSIFRYQLLRVLVPEPDGTVRSTSGDVIVTVTSEPALQPGHNYRLFLDGQPAGQPGRSPVIPLSNIDRGTHQLSVEIVDEYDRVLEKTPNQPFHMLRTSLAQKRKANPCQLPEYGVRPECPIKDKPEEESSILPFF; translated from the coding sequence ATGTCAACCGGCCCTGAACGACACCTGCTCCATGGCCTGCTGATGTGCCTGTTGCTGCTGACAGCCTTGCCGTCAGCCGCTGACGTCTATACCTACATCGATGCCAACGGCAACCGGGTATTCACCGATCAGCCGCGCAAGAATGCCAAGCGCGTGGAGATACCGCCCAGCAACAACATGACGGGCACACCACCCGCCCGCCCCTATCAGGCAGCACCCGCAAAACCCAAGGCCAAGTCGATATTTCGCTATCAACTGCTGCGGGTTCTGGTCCCCGAGCCGGACGGAACAGTACGCAGCACCAGCGGCGACGTCATCGTGACCGTCACCAGCGAACCGGCTCTGCAGCCCGGGCACAACTATCGCCTGTTTCTGGATGGCCAACCCGCAGGCCAGCCCGGACGCAGCCCGGTCATCCCGCTGAGCAATATTGATCGGGGTACGCACCAGCTATCGGTCGAGATAGTCGATGAGTACGACCGCGTGCTGGAAAAAACGCCCAACCAGCCCTTCCACATGCTGCGCACCTCACTGGCGCAAAAACGCAAAGCCAACCCCTGCCAGCTCCCCGAGTACGGTGTACGTCCCGAGTGCCCGATCAAGGACAAACCCGAGGAAGAAAGCAGCATCCTGCCTTTTTTCTAG
- a CDS encoding DUF4124 domain-containing protein: MRQSLICLFLLISLPAVAQIYKYTDANGNTAFSNQPPNGIKTEVVELPPLNSVETRVPSAPATNIAPHPTSTQTQPRDAYSTLELTDLPTDEALRANNGTFTVGVKIQPRLHPGHQLQLLVDGNPYGTPTNIPRLQVVNIDRGEHSFAVVVLDSQRVVQQSQTITLTVQRVHVNRP; this comes from the coding sequence ATGCGCCAAAGCCTCATCTGCCTGTTCCTATTGATCAGCCTGCCTGCCGTGGCACAGATCTATAAGTACACTGATGCGAATGGCAATACCGCGTTCAGCAATCAGCCGCCCAACGGCATCAAGACCGAGGTCGTCGAGTTACCGCCACTCAACAGCGTGGAAACCCGGGTTCCCTCCGCACCAGCCACGAACATCGCACCACACCCGACGAGCACACAGACACAGCCTCGGGACGCATACAGCACACTGGAACTGACCGACCTGCCGACAGACGAAGCATTGCGCGCCAATAACGGCACCTTCACGGTGGGCGTGAAGATTCAGCCGCGCCTGCACCCCGGCCACCAGCTCCAGTTGCTGGTGGACGGCAACCCTTACGGAACACCCACCAATATCCCCCGCCTGCAGGTGGTGAATATCGATCGGGGCGAACACAGTTTTGCGGTCGTGGTGCTGGATTCCCAACGTGTCGTCCAGCAAAGCCAGACAATCACCCTTACCGTGCAGCGCGTCCATGTCAACCGGCCCTGA
- a CDS encoding chorismate mutase, with translation MRLLLATSLLTLTCISPGIALAAEQKPSPLEPLLQAISERLTIADQVALSKWDSGKAVEDPPREQQVISAAQARAAEFKLNPDDVQRLFRTQIEANKRVQNALLEQWHTAGKAPDTARQSLVDDIRPRLDRLQTELLRTYADFQPVRASDNCRTLLDAALKHHRTDPIHDQALVLATTDLCAAKL, from the coding sequence ATGCGCCTGCTTCTGGCCACTTCGCTGCTGACTCTGACATGCATTTCTCCCGGCATTGCTCTCGCCGCCGAACAGAAGCCATCCCCCCTTGAACCTTTGCTGCAAGCCATCAGCGAGCGCCTGACCATTGCCGATCAGGTTGCCCTGAGCAAATGGGACAGCGGCAAGGCTGTCGAGGATCCACCTCGCGAGCAGCAGGTCATCAGTGCCGCTCAGGCCCGTGCCGCCGAATTCAAACTCAATCCCGACGATGTTCAACGACTGTTCCGCACCCAGATCGAAGCCAACAAACGTGTGCAGAACGCCCTGCTCGAACAGTGGCACACGGCAGGCAAGGCACCCGATACCGCACGCCAGAGCCTGGTCGACGACATCCGCCCCAGACTGGATCGACTGCAGACCGAATTGCTGCGCACCTATGCCGATTTCCAGCCGGTCCGCGCCTCGGACAACTGTCGGACACTGCTGGATGCCGCACTCAAGCATCACCGTACCGACCCGATTCACGATCAGGCACTGGTACTTGCCACCACGGATCTGTGCGCTGCGAAACTGTAA
- a CDS encoding cupin domain-containing protein codes for MNINILLVVASLLLGNMAFADKNMQGTNQPTSQILLEATQSWDGTPYKAYPEGQPELSILKISIPANSTLKWHQHPVPNAAYVLSGELTVEAKEGGKSIRIKAGETLAEMVDIIHRGKTGNTPVELVVFYAGAAGTPLSR; via the coding sequence ATGAACATCAACATCCTGCTGGTCGTCGCCAGCCTGTTATTGGGCAACATGGCTTTCGCTGACAAAAACATGCAGGGCACAAACCAGCCCACATCCCAGATATTGCTCGAAGCCACCCAGTCATGGGATGGAACGCCCTACAAGGCTTATCCCGAAGGCCAGCCGGAACTGAGCATTCTCAAGATCAGCATCCCGGCGAACAGCACGCTGAAATGGCACCAGCACCCCGTTCCAAACGCCGCCTACGTCCTTTCCGGCGAACTCACGGTCGAAGCAAAGGAAGGGGGCAAGTCCATTCGTATCAAAGCAGGTGAAACCCTGGCCGAAATGGTGGATATCATTCACCGCGGCAAGACCGGCAATACACCGGTCGAACTCGTTGTGTTCTATGCTGGAGCCGCTGGAACACCGTTATCGCGCTAA